The region AACGCCTTAACAGGCATACCTCTATGTCCAAAAACCATGGACACGAAAGAGGAAACGCCTTAACAGGCATACCTCTATGTCCAAAAACCATGGACACGAAAGAGGAAAGGAGAACTTATATGGAAAACAATTATAAATCAGGTTTCGTAACCCTGATCGGGCGCCCGAATGTTGGGAAATCTACCCTGATGAACCATCTCATCGGACAGAAGATCGCGATAACGTCTGATAAGCCCCAGACTACCAGAAACAGGATCCAGACCGTGTATACGGATGAAAGAGGGCAGATTATTTTTCTTGATACTCCCGGTATCCATAAGGCTAAGAACAAGCTGGGAGAATATATGGTAAGCGTTGCAGAACGAACCTTAAAGGAAGTGGATGTGGTGCTATGGCTGGTGGAACCCACCACCTACATCGGTGCGGGAGAGCAGCATATTGCAGAGCAGTTAAATCAAGTAAAAACACCGGTGATCCTGGCTATTAATAAAATTGATACGGTGAAAAATCAGGAGGAGATTCTGACCTTTATAAGTGCTTATAAGGATGTCTGCCGGTTTGCTGAAATTGTTCCGGTTTCCGCTTTAAAGGATAAGAATACGGATCTCCTGCTGGAGCTTATTTATAAATATCTTCCAGCAGGGCCGCAGTATTACGACGAAGATACGGTGACCGACCAGCCTATGCGCCAGATTTCAGCAGAGCTAATCCGGGAAAAGGCTCTTCGCCTTTTAAACGACGAGATACCCCACGGAATCGCGGTGACCATTGAAAAGATGAAAGAACGGGATAACGGCATTATGGATATTGAAGCTGATATTATCTGCGAAAGGGATTCCCACAAAGGGATCATTATTGGAAAAGGCGGTACCATGCTGAAAAAAATCGGAACCGCTGCCCGCAGGGAAATCGAAGACCTGATGGATACAAAGGTAAATTTACAGCTCTGGGTAAAGGTCCGGAAGGAATGGCGTGACAGCGAGCTGTATATGAAGAATTATGGATATAATGAAAAAGAAATTTAAAAAAGTGGTGGTAGGAATTGAGGGAAGTTGAGACCATGACGGGGATGGTGATTCGTGTGTCCCCGGTTGGAGAGATGGATAAGCGCCTTGTAATACTCACCAGGGAAAGAGGAAAAATCACCGCATTTGCCAGAGGGTCCAGAAGACCGGGAAGTCCTCTTATGGCAGTAAGCCGCCCCTTTGCCTTCGGGCAGTTTTCCCTGTATGAGGGCAGGGATTCCTATACCCTTCGGTCGGCGGAGATCATCAATTACTTTGATGCCCTTTCTCTGGATATGGAAGGAACCTGCTATGGCTCTTATTTTCTGGAGCTGGCTGATTATTATGCCAGAGAGAACATGGATGGTACAGGGCTTTTAAAGCTTCTTTACCAGTCCATACGGGCACTTTTAAAGCCAGCCCTGAAAAATCAGCTGGTCCAGAGGGTCTTTGAGTTGAAAGCCATGGTGCTGAACGGGGAATACACGGAAAAACCTCCCTGCCCCGTCAGTGATTCGGCAGGCTATACCTGGGAATATGTAATCGCCTCCCCGGCAGAGCATCTTTACACCTTTACCCTGACCGAACCGGTTCTGGAGGAGTTCAGCCGCTGCGTGGAAATCAACAAGAAGCGTTATGTGGACCGGGATTTTCACTCCCTTGAGATTTTGCAGACCATGACAGGGGGGAAAGTATTGAAATGACAGGTAGGATTTGGTATAATGTCCAGGAATACTATGAGCGGTGCGAATCAGGACGCGGAAAAATTTTCGTTGTGCTTGCACAGAAGAAGGTTTTTCCGCGTCCTGATTCATAGGGCAGATGCCCGTAAGCCGGTGGATCCAAAGGATTCCCCGGCTGCACTGGGGGTACGGATTCACAGAATCCGTGCGGCGGACTCAATGCAGGAGGGAAATGGATGAAGAAAATGAAAGGGGTTCTGGTGGCTTTCCTGGCTGCGGTTATGCTGACCGGCTGCTTAGGCAGGAGCGGCGGCAGCGCCTTGAACGGGGAGAGCAGCAGAATCTATGTGACGGGAGAAGGCACCCTTCAGACTTCCACGGTGGAAGCCTATGCGGAACAGGATTACTATCGTGCAGATGAATTGAAAGCTTATCTGGAAGAAGCCGTTTCAAAATATAACGAAACCCATGGACAGGGAGCTGTAACCCTGGAATCCTGTAATCTGGAAAAAGGAAATGCCACCATGGTCTTTCGTTATGGATCAGGAAACGATCTGGCGGGGTTTGCTTCTGAGTATGAGGATAAGGAAAATCAGGTGGATTCCATTGCCGTGACCCCTTTCTCCCAGGTAATGGGGCAGAGTGAGTCGGAGGGAGTGGCTTTTATTAAG is a window of [Clostridium] saccharolyticum WM1 DNA encoding:
- the era gene encoding GTPase Era; this encodes MENNYKSGFVTLIGRPNVGKSTLMNHLIGQKIAITSDKPQTTRNRIQTVYTDERGQIIFLDTPGIHKAKNKLGEYMVSVAERTLKEVDVVLWLVEPTTYIGAGEQHIAEQLNQVKTPVILAINKIDTVKNQEEILTFISAYKDVCRFAEIVPVSALKDKNTDLLLELIYKYLPAGPQYYDEDTVTDQPMRQISAELIREKALRLLNDEIPHGIAVTIEKMKERDNGIMDIEADIICERDSHKGIIIGKGGTMLKKIGTAARREIEDLMDTKVNLQLWVKVRKEWRDSELYMKNYGYNEKEI
- the recO gene encoding DNA repair protein RecO; this encodes MREVETMTGMVIRVSPVGEMDKRLVILTRERGKITAFARGSRRPGSPLMAVSRPFAFGQFSLYEGRDSYTLRSAEIINYFDALSLDMEGTCYGSYFLELADYYARENMDGTGLLKLLYQSIRALLKPALKNQLVQRVFELKAMVLNGEYTEKPPCPVSDSAGYTWEYVIASPAEHLYTFTLTEPVLEEFSRCVEINKKRYVDRDFHSLEILQTMTGGKVLK